A part of Lycium barbarum isolate Lr01 unplaced genomic scaffold, ASM1917538v2 unchr_scaffold_53, whole genome shotgun sequence genomic DNA contains:
- the LOC132625723 gene encoding beta-1,3-galactosyltransferase GALT1-like translates to MFLVLGYCVMRKPVKESYVTSSFYFNMTNPLEWINAMAPPAAHHPETITQVISAEIVVSDLFIERNLSAQEQQSLSTWYQLKRLTTRNLVLPNAIEAVKEASVAWNNLMSAVERKKFDANDSSIKAGKQKQCPHFLSKTNATELDAGGFKLRLPCGLTQGSSITIIGIPNGLLGNFRVDLTGEPLPGEPEPPVILHYNVRLHGDKITEDPIIVQNTWTIAHDWGEEERCPLPSNEKCKKVDELDQCNEMVGNVMATRHVTATNKSSFVQDGAKSRKYFPFKQGYLSVATLRVGSEGIHMTVDGRHITSFAFRETLEPWLISEVRISGDIKLISVVASGLPTSEDSEHINDLEALKAAPLPPRKRLDLFIGVFSTANNFKRRMAVRRTWMQYDAVRSGQVAVRFFVGLHKNQMVNGELWNEARTYGDIQLMPFVDYYSLITWKTVAICVFGTEVVSAKFVMKTDDDAFVRVDEILSSMERINVARGLLYGLINADSHPHRSQDSKWFISPEEWPEETYPPWAHGPGYVVSSDIARTISSKQRKGRLKMFKLEDVAMGIWISEMKKKGLEVKYEKEERIFNEGCRDGYVIAHYQGPREMLCLWQKIEEKKRALCCGD, encoded by the exons ATGTTTTTGGTTTTGGGATATTGTGTGATGAGGAAACCTGTCAAGGAAAGTTATGTTACAAGTTCTTTCTACTTCAATATGACAAATCCTCTTGAATGGATAAATGCTATGGCTCCTCCGGCAGCTCACCATCCAGAAACTATTACTCAAGTAATATCTGCTGAAATTGTTGTCTCTGATCTTTTTATTGAGAGGAACCTGTCAGCTCAGGAGCAACAATCTCTGTCTACATGGTATCAATTGAAAAGGTTAACTACTCGTAATCTAGTCTTACCTAATGCTATAGAGGCAGTTAAGGAAGCCAGTGTTGCATGGAACAACCTCATGAGTGCAGTAGAGAGGAAAAAATTCGATGCAAATGATAGTTCAATTAAGGCAGGGAAACAGAAACAATGTCCTCATTTTCTTAGCAAAACCAATGCTACAGAACTTGATGCGGGCGGCTTTAAGTTACGGCTTCCTTGTGGTCTGACTCAGGGTTCTTCCATCACAATAATTGGCATTCCAAATGGTCTTCTTGGGAATTTTCGGGTGGATTTGACTGGTGAGCCACTACCAGGTGAACCAGAGCCTCCTGTTATTCTGCACTACAATGTTAGGCTCCATGGTGATAAAATAACTGAGGATCCCATAATTGTACAAAACACCTGGACAATTGCACATGACTGGGGTGAAGAGGAGCGCTGTCCGTTACCCTCAAATGAAAAGTGCAAGAAAG TGGATGAATTAGACCAATGCAATGAGATGGTAGGTAATGTCATGGCTACCCGGCATGTCACTGCAACAAATAAATCTAGCTTTGTTCAGGATGGGGCTAAATCAAGAAAATACTTTCCTTTCAAGCAAGGATATCTCTCGGTTGCCACTCTGAGAGTAGGCTCTGAAGGAATTCATATGACAGTAGATGGAAGACACATAACATCTTTTGCTTTCCGTGAA ACTTTGGAACCATGGCTCATAAGTGAAGTGAGGATATCGGGAGACATAAAATTAATTTCTGTTGTCGCAAGTGGTTTACCAACATCAGAGGATTCAGAGCATATAAATGACTTGGAAGCCTTAAAAGCAGCTCCTCTTCCTCCACGAAAAAGACTAGATCTCTTTATTGGTGTATTTTCTACCGCAAATAATTTCAAACGTAGAATGGCTGTCCGTAGAACGTGGATGCAATATGATGCGGTGCGGTCTGGACAAGTTGCAGTGCGGTTTTTTGTTGGCTTG CAtaaaaaccaaatggtgaatggAGAGCTCTGGAATGAGGCTAGGACATATGGAGACATCCAGCTGATGCCTTTTGTTGATTACTACAGTCTTATCACTTGGAAGACCGTTGCCATCTGTGTTTTTGGG ACAGAGGTCGTTTCTGCAAAGTTTGTCATGAAGACAGATGATGATGCATTTGTTCGGGTGGATGAAATCTTATCTTCTATGGAGAGGATTAACGTGGCTCGTGGATTGCTATATGGTCTTATTAATGCAGATTCCCATCCTCATAGGAGTCAGGACAGCAAGTGGTTTATCAGTCCAGAG GAATGGCCTGAAGAAACTTACCCTCCTTGGGCACATGGACCGGGTTATGTTGTCTCCAGCGATATAGCAAGAACAATCAGCTCGAAACAGAGAAAAGGTCGCCTAAAG ATGTTTAAGCTGGAAGATGTTGCTATGGGCATCTGGATTTcagaaatgaagaaaaaagggcTGGAAGTGAAGTATGAAAAGGAAGAGAGGATTTTTAATGAAGGTTGCCGTGATGGTTATGTTATTGCACATTACCAAGGCCCTAGAGAGATGCTCTGTCTTTGGCAAAAGATTGAAGAGAAAAAACGAGCTTTATGTTGTGGCGATTAA